Proteins from one Blattabacterium cuenoti genomic window:
- the sufD gene encoding Fe-S cluster assembly protein SufD → MLLKEKIISLINKYYLCQKKDNSYISFFKKKHINFFKKKGFSYFTENKEWKNMNINSIMNHDYHILCESEKNNIKNIEYKNIQNFIFLKKEKSFLFIFIDGKYDYSLSKLCGIKNNVILSNIASQEKDEFKNFYGKISYKYDVFYTLNTIFTKDLAYIYIPDNIILEKPVEILHISTGLEYHKIMMNTRNLIIVGKHSYVKIIEHHKCLKKHLTFINSVSEIYASDYSKVDYYKIQNDSLKGETSIIDNTFLKQKKYSKCSVYTFSFQKNFIKNNLKFSFSGEKTYSYLYGISILSKKQLVNQNTLIDHLYSDAYSYQLYKNILFDKSKGIFNGKIIINKDIKGINAFQRNSNIILSDEACMQTKPQLEIYSEDVKCSHGCTIGNIQEKELFYLQSRGISEKNGKILLLLSFLKEILNTISIFELKKFIYQKMKKKLNKHL, encoded by the coding sequence ATGCTATTAAAAGAAAAAATAATTTCATTGATCAATAAATATTATTTATGTCAAAAAAAAGACAACTCTTATATTTCATTTTTTAAAAAAAAACATATTAATTTTTTCAAAAAAAAAGGATTTTCTTATTTTACTGAAAATAAAGAATGGAAAAACATGAATATAAATTCAATTATGAATCATGATTATCATATTCTTTGTGAAAGTGAAAAGAATAATATAAAAAATATAGAATATAAAAATATTCAAAATTTTATTTTTCTCAAAAAAGAAAAATCTTTTCTTTTTATTTTTATAGATGGAAAATATGATTATTCTCTTTCTAAATTATGTGGAATAAAAAATAATGTTATATTATCAAATATAGCATCTCAAGAAAAAGATGAATTTAAAAATTTTTATGGAAAAATATCATATAAATATGATGTTTTTTATACTTTAAATACCATTTTTACAAAAGATCTAGCATATATTTACATACCTGATAATATTATTTTAGAAAAACCAGTCGAAATATTACATATTTCGACTGGTTTAGAATATCATAAAATTATGATGAATACTAGAAATTTAATTATAGTAGGAAAACATTCTTATGTAAAAATAATTGAACATCATAAATGTTTAAAAAAACATTTAACTTTTATTAATTCTGTTAGTGAAATTTATGCTTCTGATTATAGTAAAGTGGATTATTATAAAATACAAAATGATTCTTTGAAGGGAGAAACTTCTATAATAGATAATACATTTTTAAAACAAAAAAAATATAGTAAATGTTCCGTTTATACTTTTTCTTTTCAAAAAAATTTTATTAAAAATAATTTAAAATTTTCTTTTAGTGGAGAAAAAACTTATTCTTATTTATATGGTATTTCTATTTTATCAAAAAAACAACTTGTAAATCAAAATACTTTAATAGATCATTTATATTCTGATGCTTATAGTTATCAATTATATAAAAATATTTTATTTGATAAATCTAAAGGTATTTTTAATGGAAAAATAATTATTAATAAAGATATTAAAGGTATAAATGCTTTTCAAAGAAATAGTAATATTATTCTTTCTGATGAAGCATGTATGCAGACAAAACCTCAATTAGAAATTTATTCTGAAGATGTAAAATGTTCACATGGTTGTACTATAGGAAATATTCAAGAAAAAGAATTATTTTATCTTCAATCAAGAGGTATTTCTGAAAAAAATGGAAAAATTTTATTATTACTTTCTTTTTTAAAAGAAATATTAAATACTATTTCAATTTTTGAATTGAAAAAATTTATTTATCAAAAAATGAAAAAAAAATTAAATAAACACTTATAA
- the sufC gene encoding Fe-S cluster assembly ATPase SufC has translation MLSIKNLHVSIENKKVLQGVDLTINAGETHIIMGPNGSGKSTLASIIAGKKEYKITKGDIFFLNKNLLNSSPEERAHLGIFLSFQHPIEIPGISIINFIKTAINSIRKAKNMKRMSAKEILDKIKYLSFQLNIEKDFIYRSLNEGFSGGEKKRNEIFQMMMLDPLLSILDEVDSGLDIDSLRIVSQGINTFRNKKNSFLIITHYKRLLDYLLSDYIVHILYNGKIIHSGNKKLAEKLEEKGYDWILKKKNFS, from the coding sequence ATGTTAAGTATAAAAAATTTACATGTTTCTATAGAAAATAAAAAAGTTCTTCAAGGTGTTGATTTAACAATAAATGCAGGGGAAACTCATATTATAATGGGGCCTAATGGTTCTGGAAAAAGTACTCTTGCTTCTATAATAGCTGGTAAAAAAGAGTATAAAATAACCAAAGGAGATATCTTTTTTTTAAATAAAAATTTATTAAATTCTTCTCCAGAAGAACGTGCACATTTAGGAATTTTTCTTTCTTTTCAACATCCAATAGAAATACCAGGAATTTCAATTATTAATTTTATTAAAACAGCTATAAATTCTATTCGAAAAGCAAAAAATATGAAAAGAATGTCTGCTAAAGAGATTTTAGATAAAATAAAATATTTATCTTTTCAATTAAATATTGAAAAAGATTTTATTTACCGTTCTTTAAACGAAGGATTTTCAGGAGGAGAAAAAAAAAGAAATGAAATATTTCAGATGATGATGTTAGATCCTTTATTATCTATTTTAGATGAGGTAGATTCAGGTTTAGATATAGATTCTTTACGTATAGTTTCTCAAGGAATTAATACTTTTCGTAATAAAAAAAATTCTTTTTTAATTATTACTCATTATAAAAGATTATTAGATTATCTTCTTTCAGATTATATTGTACATATTTTATATAATGGAAAAATTATTCATTCAGGAAATAAAAAATTAGCTGAAAAATTAGAAGAAAAGGGATACGATTGGATTTTAAAAAAAAAAAATTTTTCATAA
- the sufB gene encoding Fe-S cluster assembly protein SufB produces MKDNNKILENFTESEYKYGFYTPIESDKIPIGLNEDIIRLITEKKNEPKWMLDWRLESYHIWKKMKPPKWANIKYNVPIFQEISYYSAPKKKINLKNLKEVDQELINTFEKLGVPIEEKKNYSGVATDIVLDSVSLATTFQKKLKDKGIIFCSINDALNKYPEIVKKYLGSVVLKNDNFYAALNSAVFSDGSFCYIPKGIRCPMELSTYFRINESGTGQFERTLIIADKDSYVSYLEGCTASQQKENQLHAAVVEIIALENSEVKYSTVQNWFPGNKKGEGGVFNFVTKRGLCDKHAKISWIQVETGSSITWKYPSCILKGDYSMGKFYSLALTKDFQQADTGTKMIHIGKYTKSVIISKGISAGKAQNNYRGLVKIASQAIHSRNFSQCDSLLIGNKCGAHTFPYINVYNNSTSQVEHEATTSKIGEEQLFYCNQRGIDTEKAISLIVHGFSNEILKKLPMEFAVEAQKLLEISLEGSVG; encoded by the coding sequence ATGAAAGACAATAATAAAATATTGGAAAATTTTACTGAATCTGAATATAAATATGGATTTTACACTCCAATAGAATCAGATAAAATTCCAATTGGATTAAATGAAGATATTATTCGTTTAATAACAGAAAAAAAAAATGAACCAAAATGGATGTTAGATTGGAGATTAGAATCTTATCATATATGGAAAAAAATGAAACCTCCAAAATGGGCAAATATTAAGTATAATGTTCCAATTTTTCAAGAAATAAGTTATTATTCTGCTCCTAAAAAAAAAATAAATTTAAAAAATTTAAAAGAAGTAGATCAAGAATTAATAAATACATTTGAAAAATTAGGAGTTCCTATAGAAGAAAAAAAAAATTATTCAGGAGTAGCTACAGATATAGTATTAGATTCTGTTTCTTTAGCCACTACATTTCAAAAAAAATTAAAAGATAAAGGAATTATATTTTGTTCTATTAATGATGCTTTAAATAAATATCCAGAAATTGTTAAAAAATATTTAGGATCAGTAGTTTTAAAAAATGATAATTTTTATGCTGCTTTAAATTCAGCTGTCTTTTCAGATGGTTCTTTTTGTTATATTCCAAAAGGAATTCGTTGTCCTATGGAATTATCAACATATTTTCGTATTAATGAAAGTGGAACAGGTCAATTTGAGAGAACTTTAATTATTGCAGATAAAGATTCTTATGTAAGCTATTTAGAAGGATGCACCGCTTCACAGCAAAAAGAAAATCAATTACATGCAGCGGTAGTAGAAATTATAGCTTTAGAAAATTCTGAAGTAAAATATTCTACTGTTCAAAATTGGTTTCCTGGAAATAAAAAAGGAGAAGGTGGTGTTTTTAATTTTGTTACAAAACGTGGATTATGTGATAAACATGCAAAAATATCTTGGATACAAGTAGAAACGGGTTCATCTATTACATGGAAATATCCATCTTGTATTTTAAAAGGAGATTATTCTATGGGAAAATTTTATTCTTTAGCATTAACTAAAGATTTTCAACAAGCAGATACGGGAACAAAAATGATACATATTGGAAAATATACAAAAAGTGTAATTATATCAAAAGGAATATCTGCAGGAAAAGCTCAAAATAATTATAGAGGATTAGTTAAAATAGCTTCTCAAGCTATTCATTCTAGGAATTTCTCTCAATGTGATTCTTTACTCATAGGAAACAAATGTGGTGCACATACTTTTCCATATATTAATGTATATAATAATTCGACTTCTCAAGTTGAACATGAAGCAACTACTTCAAAAATTGGAGAAGAACAACTTTTTTATTGTAATCAAAGAGGAATTGATACAGAAAAAGCGATTTCTTTAATAGTTCATGGTTTTAGTAATGAAATTTTAAAAAAATTACCTATGGAATTTGCAGTAGAAGCTCAAAAACTTTTAGAAATTTCTTTAGAAGGATCCGTAGGATAA
- a CDS encoding HesB/IscA family protein, which translates to MVFISENAKSKLISLMKEKGLSHNVSFLRFGVKSGGCSGMSYELSFDQEKKTGDTIFQYQEMKILIDKNSIPYLEGTTLEYSDGLNGKGFYFKNPNAKHTCGCGKSFSS; encoded by the coding sequence ATGGTTTTTATATCTGAAAATGCTAAAAGTAAATTGATTTCTCTTATGAAAGAGAAAGGTCTTTCTCATAATGTTTCATTTTTAAGATTTGGTGTTAAAAGTGGAGGATGTTCAGGAATGTCATATGAACTTTCTTTTGATCAAGAAAAAAAAACAGGGGATACTATTTTTCAATATCAAGAAATGAAAATATTAATAGATAAAAATAGTATTCCTTATTTAGAAGGAACAACGTTGGAATATTCAGATGGATTAAATGGAAAAGGATTTTATTTTAAGAATCCTAATGCAAAACATACTTGTGGATGTGGAAAAAGTTTTTCATCATAA
- a CDS encoding DUF192 domain-containing protein: MKKINIFLIIISFFFILSSERSDNNLFLDIGKLLEIEFIKHGELYMKNKNSIIKKIDIELADKATEKRNGLKYRSFLKENRGMLFIIKNQEEYKRIDMENMRIFLDIIYINQFDTVIFVNQYVSPMRKFEIVDLPSKIKYILEINAGMSKKWGIKKGITKITWYLNKKK; the protein is encoded by the coding sequence ATGAAAAAAATTAATATTTTTTTGATTATAATTTCATTTTTTTTTATTCTTTCTTCTGAAAGAAGTGATAATAATCTATTTTTAGATATAGGAAAATTATTAGAAATAGAATTTATTAAACATGGAGAATTATATATGAAAAATAAAAATTCTATTATAAAAAAAATAGATATAGAATTAGCTGATAAAGCTACAGAAAAAAGAAATGGATTAAAATATAGATCTTTTTTGAAAGAAAATAGAGGGATGTTATTTATTATAAAAAATCAAGAAGAATATAAAAGAATTGATATGGAAAATATGAGAATTTTTTTAGATATTATTTATATAAATCAATTTGATACTGTAATTTTTGTAAATCAATATGTGAGTCCTATGAGAAAATTTGAAATAGTTGATTTACCATCAAAAATAAAATACATTTTAGAAATTAATGCTGGAATGTCAAAAAAATGGGGAATAAAAAAAGGAATAACAAAAATTACTTGGTATTTAAATAAAAAAAAATGA
- the lgt gene encoding prolipoprotein diacylglyceryl transferase — translation MLEYINWDPIYKFSLWKGFYVHVYSLMFIISFLLGWYIMKVIFKNENIHLKYLDPLLICTFFGTIIGARLGQVLFYDFSYFSDHWIEAFLPIKENNNHYLLGFIKGYEFVGYRGLSSHGAAIGIILSNFFYSRKILKKSFIWICDRFCIVVSISAVFIRIGNFFNSEIVGKPCNIKLPWAVKFMKMDTEYGEIVPRHPAQMYESISYLFIFLLLWYLYSYKRKKIYNGFLSGIFFTFLWSARFILEFLKEPQGEEIFNFLYLNTGQCLSIPFIIFGLFILLKFRKYFFHNEKN, via the coding sequence ATGTTAGAATATATCAATTGGGATCCTATTTATAAATTTTCTTTATGGAAAGGTTTTTATGTTCATGTTTATAGTTTAATGTTTATTATTTCTTTTTTATTAGGATGGTATATTATGAAAGTCATTTTTAAAAATGAAAATATACATTTAAAATATTTGGATCCTTTGTTGATATGTACTTTTTTTGGAACTATTATTGGAGCGAGATTAGGCCAAGTTTTATTTTATGATTTTTCATATTTTTCAGATCATTGGATAGAAGCTTTCCTTCCTATAAAAGAAAATAATAATCATTATTTATTAGGTTTTATAAAAGGTTATGAATTTGTTGGTTATAGAGGATTATCTAGTCATGGAGCTGCTATAGGTATTATTTTATCAAATTTTTTTTATAGTAGAAAAATTCTTAAAAAATCTTTTATTTGGATATGTGATAGATTTTGTATAGTTGTTTCTATATCCGCTGTTTTTATTAGAATAGGAAATTTTTTTAATTCTGAAATAGTAGGAAAACCATGTAATATAAAATTACCATGGGCAGTTAAATTTATGAAAATGGATACAGAATATGGAGAAATAGTTCCTAGACATCCTGCACAAATGTATGAATCAATTAGTTATTTATTTATTTTTTTATTATTATGGTATTTATATTCTTATAAAAGAAAAAAAATTTATAATGGATTTTTATCTGGAATATTTTTTACTTTCCTTTGGTCTGCTCGTTTTATATTAGAATTTTTAAAAGAACCACAAGGAGAGGAAATTTTTAATTTTTTATATTTAAATACAGGACAATGTCTTAGTATTCCTTTTATTATTTTTGGATTATTTATTCTTTTAAAGTTTAGAAAATATTTTTTTCATAATGAAAAAAATTAA
- the yidD gene encoding membrane protein insertion efficiency factor YidD: MKIIIKFFIKSIQLYQMCISPWIGNHCRYIPTCSYYMIQSLKKYNIFVAIFISLKRIIKCNPWGDSGFDPPTI; the protein is encoded by the coding sequence ATGAAAATTATTATAAAATTTTTTATAAAAAGTATTCAATTATATCAAATGTGTATATCTCCATGGATAGGAAATCATTGTAGATATATTCCTACTTGTTCATATTATATGATTCAATCTTTAAAAAAATATAATATTTTCGTAGCCATTTTTATTAGTTTAAAGAGAATTATTAAATGTAATCCTTGGGGAGATTCAGGATTTGATCCTCCTACGATTTAA
- a CDS encoding aconitate hydratase, with amino-acid sequence MIFDFNKIRNFYLNFQIIVQKVRNIIDHPLTYSEKILYYHLSEISEKIISKNLIKKRYNNFIPDRLAMQDATAQMTLLQFIQTKKCKTFIPTTIHCDHLIYAKNGSQIDLKNSIKENEEIFNFLRLTSHKYGIGFWGPGSGIIHQVILENYAFPGGMIIGTDSHTPNAGGLGMLAIGVGGLEAAEVMAGYFLELKFPKIIGVHLKGKINGWTSPKDIILKLSGMIGVSGAKNSIIEYFGKDIHHISCVGKATICNMGAEIGATASLFPYDIRMKNYLDKNGRKKVSMMAEKIKDFLKADAEVYKNPCNYYDKVIEIDLNILEPYINGPFTPDKATPISKMKEEAIKNNWPTRIEAGLIGSCTNSSFEDLSKAISIIKQAKNKKLKISSEYLVSPGSKKVYSLIKEKGFISDFENIGAKIFSNACGPCIGQWFRKNNKNDKNTIIHSFNRNFASRNDGNPKTHAFIASPEIVTSLIFSGNLTFDPRKDSLKNEIGEYVKFEEPKAMELPNKNFNLKELGYEYPLINKKKLSVIIKKNSKRLQILSPFPEWNGDNLLNVRLLIKVQGKCTTDDISMAGPWLKYRGHLEKISENLLIGAVNAFNYKKNKVKNILTKNYNTVSNIAKFYKSRNISTLIVGEENYGEGSSREHAAMEPRFLGVRVILVKSFSRIHEINLKKQGILALTFLNVLDYQKIQEEDIFHFYIKDLKPKKHVNIELIHNNGYKEKIIVKHSYNEKQIQWFKAGSSLNFIKKN; translated from the coding sequence ATGATTTTTGATTTTAATAAAATTCGAAATTTTTATTTAAATTTTCAAATTATAGTTCAAAAAGTTAGAAATATAATAGATCATCCTTTGACTTATTCAGAAAAAATTTTGTATTATCATTTATCTGAAATATCTGAAAAAATAATTTCTAAAAATTTAATAAAAAAACGTTATAATAATTTTATTCCAGATCGTCTTGCTATGCAAGATGCAACGGCTCAAATGACATTACTTCAGTTTATACAAACTAAAAAATGCAAGACTTTTATACCTACTACTATTCATTGTGATCATTTGATATATGCAAAAAATGGATCACAAATAGATTTAAAAAATTCTATAAAAGAAAATGAAGAAATTTTTAATTTTTTAAGATTAACATCACATAAATATGGAATAGGATTTTGGGGGCCAGGATCAGGTATTATTCATCAAGTTATTTTAGAAAATTATGCTTTTCCTGGAGGAATGATTATAGGGACTGATTCTCATACACCTAACGCTGGAGGATTAGGAATGTTAGCAATAGGAGTAGGAGGATTAGAGGCTGCTGAGGTTATGGCTGGTTATTTTTTAGAATTAAAATTTCCTAAAATAATTGGAGTTCATTTAAAAGGAAAAATAAATGGGTGGACATCTCCAAAAGATATAATATTAAAATTATCTGGAATGATTGGAGTTTCAGGAGCTAAAAATTCTATTATAGAATATTTTGGAAAAGATATTCATCATATTTCTTGTGTAGGAAAAGCTACTATATGTAATATGGGAGCTGAAATAGGTGCTACTGCATCTTTATTCCCTTATGATATTAGAATGAAGAATTATTTAGATAAAAATGGAAGAAAAAAAGTTTCTATGATGGCGGAAAAAATAAAAGATTTTTTAAAGGCAGATGCGGAGGTTTATAAAAATCCATGTAATTACTATGATAAAGTAATAGAGATAGATTTAAATATTTTAGAACCATACATAAATGGACCTTTTACTCCTGATAAAGCAACTCCTATTTCTAAAATGAAAGAAGAAGCAATAAAAAATAATTGGCCTACAAGGATAGAAGCAGGATTAATTGGTTCATGTACCAATTCTTCTTTTGAAGATTTATCAAAAGCAATATCTATTATTAAACAAGCAAAAAATAAAAAATTAAAAATTTCTTCAGAATATTTAGTATCACCAGGATCAAAAAAAGTTTATTCTTTGATTAAAGAAAAGGGTTTTATTTCTGATTTTGAAAATATTGGAGCAAAAATATTTTCTAATGCTTGTGGCCCCTGTATTGGACAATGGTTTAGAAAAAATAATAAAAATGATAAAAATACGATTATTCACTCTTTTAATAGAAATTTTGCATCTCGTAATGATGGAAATCCAAAAACACATGCTTTTATAGCTTCTCCAGAAATTGTCACTTCTTTAATTTTTTCTGGAAATTTGACTTTTGATCCTAGAAAAGATTCATTAAAAAATGAGATAGGAGAATATGTAAAATTTGAAGAACCTAAGGCAATGGAACTACCTAATAAAAATTTTAATTTAAAAGAATTAGGATATGAATATCCTTTAATAAATAAAAAAAAATTATCTGTAATAATAAAAAAAAATTCAAAAAGATTACAAATTTTATCTCCATTTCCTGAATGGAATGGAGATAATTTATTAAATGTAAGACTTTTAATAAAAGTTCAAGGAAAATGTACTACAGATGATATATCAATGGCTGGTCCTTGGCTTAAATATAGAGGACACTTAGAAAAAATTTCTGAAAATTTATTAATAGGAGCAGTTAATGCTTTTAATTATAAAAAAAATAAAGTAAAAAATATATTAACAAAAAATTATAATACAGTTTCTAATATAGCTAAATTTTATAAATCAAGAAATATATCTACTTTGATTGTAGGTGAAGAAAATTATGGAGAAGGTTCTTCAAGAGAACATGCAGCAATGGAACCTAGATTTTTAGGAGTTCGTGTTATTTTAGTCAAATCTTTTTCCAGAATACATGAAATAAATTTAAAAAAACAAGGAATTTTAGCTTTAACATTTTTGAATGTTTTGGATTATCAAAAAATTCAAGAAGAAGATATTTTTCATTTTTATATAAAAGATCTTAAACCAAAAAAACATGTAAATATAGAATTAATTCATAATAATGGATATAAAGAAAAAATTATAGTAAAACATTCTTATAATGAAAAACAAATTCAATGGTTTAAAGCGGGTTCTTCTTTAAATTTTATTAAAAAAAATTAA
- a CDS encoding pyridoxine 5'-phosphate synthase produces the protein MVKLSVNLNKIATLRNARGGNIPNLLQVAVDVQKFGCQGITIHPRPDERHITYKDVYNIRSIIKTELNIEGNPTDKFMELVLNVKPDQVTFVPDKNDAITSNSGWDMINYHHFLTKKVKKLKIHGIKTSIFLDPNPELVVYAAKTGVDSIELYTGNFSIEYAKKKLNCIHPYIQTAKEAVKNNLFINAGHDLNLDNISFLIEKIPYISEVSIGHALISESLYMGLENTIQSYLKRIHRITSLSCKKRGFIK, from the coding sequence ATGGTTAAATTAAGTGTAAATTTAAATAAAATAGCTACATTAAGAAATGCAAGGGGAGGAAATATTCCTAATCTTTTACAAGTAGCAGTAGATGTTCAAAAATTCGGATGTCAAGGTATAACAATTCATCCACGTCCTGATGAAAGACATATTACATATAAAGATGTTTATAATATTCGTTCTATAATAAAAACGGAATTAAATATTGAAGGGAATCCAACTGATAAATTCATGGAATTAGTATTGAACGTAAAACCGGATCAAGTTACTTTTGTTCCTGATAAAAATGATGCAATTACTTCAAATTCAGGATGGGATATGATTAATTATCATCATTTTTTAACTAAAAAAGTAAAAAAATTAAAAATTCATGGAATTAAAACTTCTATATTTTTAGATCCAAATCCGGAATTAGTTGTATATGCGGCTAAAACCGGAGTAGATAGTATAGAATTATATACTGGTAATTTTTCTATTGAATATGCCAAAAAAAAGTTGAATTGTATTCATCCTTATATTCAAACAGCAAAAGAAGCTGTTAAAAATAATCTTTTTATCAATGCTGGACATGATTTAAATTTAGATAATATTTCTTTTTTAATTGAAAAAATTCCTTATATATCAGAAGTATCTATTGGACATGCTTTAATTAGTGAATCTCTATATATGGGATTAGAAAATACAATTCAAAGTTATTTAAAAAGAATACATAGAATAACATCATTATCGTGTAAAAAAAGAGGATTTATAAAATAA
- a CDS encoding mechanosensitive ion channel family protein: protein MYYKIFIEKILVKIFQIQGIYEIFQNFDLKKWGTVTFIIIGKILFFTILLIILEFIFNKGVRFIGRRIVYSTHFLWDNILYENKVFDSLAHFFPLSIGFLLIKPFFKNYHTIIIYLEKIFDILFVLIVLQFWIRIVNSIMRIATSENNHQTIAVRSFSQLLKIISIIFCILIIIAILTKNDLITVLTSLGAITAIVILVFRDTILGFVSGVQMASTKMIKVGDWIGIRKYSIEGTVIEINLTSAKIENFDKTITSVPTYDLISTAVTNFEVMRQKNIRRIKRSILFNIQSFHFCNQDKLKKFQHVYLIKNYILKKQKEIDFFNKEKNIDIRIDLNGRRLTNIGLFRQYALEYLYQHPKISQSETLMVRHLEPTPYGLPIELYCFTNTSESIKYEQIQASVFDHLLTAAKEFNLEVTQVTKKEFFLKNG from the coding sequence ATGTATTATAAAATTTTTATTGAAAAAATATTAGTAAAAATTTTTCAAATTCAAGGAATTTATGAAATTTTTCAAAATTTTGATTTAAAAAAATGGGGAACTGTAACTTTTATTATAATTGGAAAAATATTATTTTTTACTATTTTATTAATAATTTTAGAATTTATTTTTAATAAAGGTGTACGATTTATAGGTAGAAGAATTGTATATTCTACTCATTTTTTATGGGATAACATTTTATATGAAAATAAAGTTTTTGACAGTTTAGCTCATTTTTTTCCTTTATCTATTGGATTTTTATTAATTAAACCTTTTTTTAAAAATTATCATACAATTATTATTTATTTAGAAAAAATATTTGATATATTATTTGTTTTAATTGTTTTACAATTTTGGATTAGAATAGTAAATTCCATTATGAGAATAGCTACAAGTGAAAATAATCACCAAACAATAGCAGTTCGATCTTTTTCACAATTATTAAAAATTATATCTATTATATTTTGTATTTTAATTATTATTGCTATTCTTACAAAAAATGATTTAATCACTGTACTTACTAGTTTAGGTGCTATAACAGCTATTGTTATATTAGTTTTTAGAGATACTATTCTTGGATTTGTATCAGGTGTACAAATGGCATCTACTAAAATGATAAAAGTAGGTGATTGGATAGGAATTCGAAAATATAGTATAGAAGGAACAGTTATTGAAATTAATTTAACTTCTGCTAAAATAGAAAATTTTGATAAAACTATAACTAGTGTTCCTACTTATGATTTAATTTCTACTGCTGTGACTAATTTTGAAGTAATGCGTCAAAAAAATATACGTAGAATTAAAAGATCTATTTTATTTAATATACAGTCTTTTCATTTTTGTAACCAAGATAAATTAAAAAAATTTCAACATGTTTATTTAATAAAAAATTATATTCTAAAAAAACAAAAAGAAATAGATTTTTTTAATAAAGAAAAAAATATTGATATTCGTATAGATCTTAATGGAAGAAGATTAACAAATATTGGTTTATTTCGTCAATATGCATTAGAATATTTATATCAACATCCAAAAATTTCACAATCAGAAACTCTTATGGTTAGACATTTAGAGCCAACTCCTTATGGTCTTCCTATTGAATTATATTGTTTTACAAATACCTCTGAATCTATTAAATATGAACAAATACAAGCCAGTGTTTTTGATCATTTATTAACAGCGGCTAAAGAATTTAATTTAGAAGTTACACAAGTAACTAAAAAAGAATTTTTTTTAAAAAATGGTTAA